The genomic DNA ATTCATCCGGCCCTCCCTCTGGCGGTCCCTGCACCGGAGCGGTGCACACCTCGCCGTGACTACCGGGACAATGCCAGAGATGTGTCCCGCCCATCCCTGGATGCCTGATCGAGGATGCGCGAGGGAGCGGTTGTCCGTGCGGCCACTGCATGACTGCGGCGAGCGGGCGGCCTGCTCGGAAGGGCAGTTGGAGTGGGCTGTCCTGAGTCAGGACGGACTGCCCGGCCTCGCCGCCGCTGCCAGTGCCGGCTGGAGGCGGCGGGCGGCGTTGAGGTGGTCGGCCGTCCAGATGATGCGTACGGCCGTGGCCGCGGCCGGCCCGTTCTCGTCACGCAGGTCGTGGCGGAGGGAGTGGACCAGGCGAGCCTCGGCGGCAGGACTGCGCGGCAGCGGATCCGGGAGCGAGGTGTTGCGGCCGAGGCCGGCCGCCAGGTCGCGGTACCAGCCGGACACCCGACCCGCGATGTCCAGCAGTACGAGGCGGGCTTCGGTCCGGTCCGCTTCGGTGCGCTGTTCGCTGCCGCGTTGCCACAGCCCGAGCACGGCGTCGGCGGCGAGGCGCAGTCCGACGACGCCGGTGACCAGAGCGGTCATGTCCGCCAGCGGCACATGTTTCGGACCGCGTTCGGCGAGGTAGCTGCGGAAGGCGTCGTCGAGTCTTCGGGCGGAAGCCGCCGCCTGGCGTCTCTCCTGCAGCGGGGCGTCGGCCGGTGCAGGCCCGGAATTGCAGCGGCTGACCGCGTAGTCCACCGCCCCGGCCAGATACCGGGCGCTGTCCGTGTACGCCTCGGCGAGGGCCTGGTTGACGGCTGCGGCAGCGCCGCGCGGCCAGAAGAACAGACCCACCAGGACGCTTACCGCACAGCCGATGCCGATTTCCTGGATCCGCAGCAGCGCGATGTGCCAGTCCGGGTTCTGGTCGATGTTGAACATGATCACCAGGGTGATGGTGAAAGCCGCCTGGCCGGCCGCGAAGGAAATGGCTGAGGGGGCGATGCCGGCGATCAGTACGGCGAGCGGCAGCAGCAACCAGAGCAGGGTGCCGTGGTGGCCGATGAGATGCAGCAGTCCGGCCCCGATGAGCGAACCCGCGATCGTGCCGCCCAACGCGCGGACCGCGTTCTGCCCGGTGTTGAGCGCGTTCGAACGCAGCACGGAGAGGGTCCCCACAAGTACCCAGAACGAATGCTGAACGCTCGTCAGGTCGGCGAGGGCGACCGCGATGCCCAGGCCGACCGCTCCCCGGAGGCTGTTGTGCAGCCAGACCGAGTTCGGTCGGAGATGCGCGGCTGCCCGCTCGCGGGCCGAGGCCAGTGGTCGAGCCAGGGCGCCGGGCTCGCGGCCGAGCAGCCGATCCGGCCAGCTGCGTCGTTCGGCCGCCGCTGCCAGGTCCACGTTTCTTGCGATCTGGATGGTTGCGAAACCCAGTTCCTGGGCCCGGAATGACAGGTCCAGGGTTGCGATGAAGGCGCGGGGCTCCCACTTCGCGCCGGACCCGGGCAGGTTCATGGGCAGTCGGGTGGTCGCGCTGCGTTCCATGGCGGTCATGGCCTCGCGCAGGTCGCCGGAGGCGGTTCGGAGCGCGTCGGGTGCGCCGTACGGTACGTCGAGCAGGTCGGCCGCCTGGTCGAGCACCGCGGCGGCACCCTGTCGAACGGCGTGTGCCTCGGGATCGCAGGTCGGGCGACCGCTGTGCGGGGGACTGCTCTCGGCCACGATGGTGCTCAGCCAGGTGAGTTCGTCGACCAGGCGGACCAGGGCGCGGGAGCTGGTGGACAGCCCGGTGGGCCGATAGGGGGTGGCGTCGAAGGCGGTACGGAGATCGGCTGCCGCTGCGACGGCCTGATCGGCGGTGTCCTTGCACCGCCGGACCCCCGCTTCGTCAGGCTCTCCGGCCGGCCGGTCGGCGTCGGCGCGTAGTTGTGCCGCGGCGGTCCGGCAGACCCGGGCGGCGTGCGGACCGAGCGGATCGGTGGCGGGCCGGGGCCACAGGAGGGAGATCGCGAGCATGGCGCCGACCGCCGCAAGGCCCGCTCCGGCGAGTCGCTCGGGCAGCTGGGACAGTGGTGCGGGTGTGGCCACCGGCAGGACGAAGGCCAACAGCAGAGCGGTCGTCGCCTCCGCGAGGACGGAGCTGACCACGCCGGAGAAGAGCACCAGGAAGCCGACCACGACGGTGGTGACGACCGCGAGCCAGGTCCTGTCGGCCACGAGCGTGCTGAGGCAGATGAGCACCACCCACGCCATCGTGAGACCCAGGTGAGCGCGCAGCCGCTGCACCATCGGGCCGGTGAACTCCACCAGCAGCAGCATCGAGAACGTGCCGAAGGCTGCGAAGGTCGCCATCGTCGGCGAGTGGAGCACCTGACTGCAGAAGGCGAACAGCGTCGGCATCACCAGTGCAGTGCGTGCGGCTCTGCGGGTGGCGGCCAACTCCGGATCGTGGGTACGCAACCATGCGAGGGGCTGCCCGCGCCGGATGTGGCCAGGTGCCTGCATTCGCTCGCACACCTCCTGTCGCGGGGTGCCCGCGTATCCCGTCGATCGAGAGTATCCGTCCGGCCGGTATGTCCGGCCCGGGGCTCGCGCAGCGTCGAGTGACGCTCCACCTGCGGGTCGTCGCCGTCGCTGCCGACGGCCCCCCGTCAGTTGTGTCGCAGTGCCCTTCCGGCCGCTGTCCGTCCCGGCGAGCTGTCGGTGGTCGGGCAGGCGGCCGGCGTCGCGCGTCTCCCGCGACGACGGCGGCCGCTCAGTCCCGAGTTGCCGGCTCACCGGGACCGCGACATGGGCGGGAACTGCGTTCGCGCAGCCGCTCGTGAACCGGGTGTCCTGAACTCGGGGTGTGCCCGGTGGACACTGTTCAAGGTTCACCGCAGGGCGGTGGACGAGACACTTGTTCGCATTCTGTCCGGTGGATATCTTGCCGGGATGAGGATCATTGGTTCAGGGTTCCTCGCCCGGAACTTGGCCGGTCAGCCGGGTGTGCATCCGGGCGTCACGATCTACGCCGCCGGGCCGTCGGGTGGCGACGTCAGTGACGCCGATGCCTTCGCGCGGGACGCGGAGCGGTTGTACGCCACCGTGGCGGAGTGCCGTGCCGACGGGGGCCGGTTGGTCTACCTGTCGACGTCGTCGGTCGGGCTCTACGGGCGGCCGGGGCCGCTCCTTCGCGAGTCCGGGCCGGTGTTCCCGTGCTCCGCGTACGGGCGGCACAAACTCGCCATGGAGGCGGTCGTCCGGGCGAGCGGCGTGGATCACCTGATCCTGCGGCTCGCCTACCCTGTGGGCCCGCACCAGCCACCGCACCAAGTCGTTCCTGCGCTCGTCGCCCAGGTCCGCACCGGCCGGGTGGGGATCCGGCGGGGCGCCCGTCGCGATCTGGTGGACGTCGCACACGTCGCCGCCATCGTCGATTCCCTGCTGACGACGGGAGCGGCGAGCGAGGTGGTGAACGTGGCCTCCGGGACGGCCGTTCCGGTCGAGCGGATAGTTGCGCACATCGCCGACCGGCTCGGTCTGCGGCCGGTCTCGACGGTCGTGGACGTACCGGAGGAGGCCGAGATCGGCATCGACCGGCTGCGCGCGCTGGTACCCGAGGTGGTCGGCTACGGCTTCGGCCCCGAGTACTACCGGGACGTGCTGGACCGCTACCTGCCCGTGGCCGAGGCGGTGGGCCGGTGACCGTCCGCGTGGGTGTCGTCATCGCCGCGATGAACTCCGTCGAGTACCTCGACCAGGCACTCGGGTCCCTCGCCACGCAGACCGTTCCGGTCGACGAGATCGTGGTGGTCGACGACTCTTCCGACGACAACACCGCCGCGCACGCCCGCCGTTGGACCTCGGTCCTGCCGCTGCGGGTGATCGGTACCGGTCGGCGGACGGGCATCTGGGGCGGTCGGCGGGCCGGGATCGCGGAGCTCACCACGGATCTGGTCATGCAGCTCGACGCCGACGACATGTTCGCCCCGCACCACGTCGAGGTGATGTGTGAGGCGTACACCCGTCGCCCGGGTCTGGTCAGCCCCCGCCCGCTCACCTGGACCGGACGGGGACCGTGGCAGCAGGCCGACTACCCGAAGGCACGGTTCCCGCTGCCCGGCGACCAGCTCGCCCAGCTCCTGTGTACCAACTACGTGCTCGTCGGCGCGATGTACCCGAGGAAGCTGTACGAGGAGATCGGAGGCTACCGGCGGACGCGGTACGGCGAGGACTGGGATCTGTGGCTGCGGCTGGTGGCGGCCGGCGCGATGGTGTCCAAGCCGGACGAGGCGACCTACGTCTACCGGGTGCGAGCGGCCAGCTACTCGTCACTGTTCGACAAGGATGTCGCGCAGACCGAGGTGCTGACCCGATTCCTCAGCGCATGCGACTCCCCGGTGTACCGCCGCGTCGCGAAGCTCGCGCTGCTGCAACGCATCGGCCCCGCGTTCACCGAAGGACTGGAGGCCCGGCCGGTCACGGCGGCCCAGGAGCTGATCCTCGCCGAGGCGGGACTGAGCCCGGAGCGAGTGCGGGCCGCGCACGCCGATCCAGAACTCGGGCTCGTCGTGCGGGTCGGCACGGGTGCCGGCACGGACGGCGGCGAGCACATCGCCGTGCTCGGCAGTGCGCCGGAGCGGCTCGTGCTCGCCGGTCCGGTCTGTGCCGGCGGCCGGGTCGAGGCCGACCTCATCGAGGACGAGACGCTGCGCCGGGACCGTTCGTCCCTGCGGGACATCCTCCGGTGATCGTCGAGGCCGGCCTCGCCTGCGTGCCGGCGCCGGGCCGTACCGACGAGGGCAGCGAGGACCATGGTGCGCTCGGGCCCTCGGCGATGGTCGTCGTGGACGGCGTCGGCCTGCCGGCCGGCGGGTGCCGGCACGGCGTCGCCTGGTACGCCCGGCAGTTGGCTTCAGCGACGCTGGCGGCGGTCGCCGCCGACGACGTCCTGCTGGCCGACGGGCTGGCGTCGGCCATCCATACGGTGGCGGCCCGTCACCGCGACTGCGATCTCGCCCATCCCGACACGCCATCGGCGGCGGTCGGGGTGCTACGCATCGGCGCGGACAGTGTGGACCTGCTGTCACTGGCGGACGTCGCGATCGCGGTCGACCTGGGTGCGGACGGCCTGCATGTGGTCGTCGACCGGCACGCCGAGGCACGAGCCGGTCTGGTCGGGGCGGGCCTGGCAGGGCACCACATCGGTACCGCCGCGCACGCGGCTGCCGTGGCCGGCCTGCTCGCCGAGCGGGAGACCGCGTGCAACCGGCCCGGTGGTTTCTGGGTGGCCGCCGCCGACCCGGACGTCGCCCGACGGGCCACGACGGCGACACTTCCCAGAGCCGGGTTACGCCGGGCGGTGGTGTGCACCGACGGCGCATCATGGCCGGTGGACTGCGGAGTGTGGAGCTGGTCGGACACCTTCGCTCTGCTCGCCTCACGCGGTCCTTACGGTCTCGTCGCGGCGGTCCGTGAGCTGGAGGCGGCGGACCCGGACGGCGTGCGCCACCCCCGGGTGAAGCGGCATGACGACGCCACGGTCGCGTACCTCCGGGTGCTGCCATGACCCTGCTGAGCTTCGACGGTCTGCGCACCGCGCGGGGCCCGCTCACCCTTGGGCAGCGGATCGTCCTCGAGAGCCTGTCCCAGCGCAGCGCCGACGCCGACTACACCTACAACATCGACCGGGTGGTGCCGGTGCCGCCCGGCGCGGACCTCGATGCCGTGTGCGACGCCGTGCATGCCCTCGTGTGCCGGCACGAGACGCTGCGGACGCGCTTTCCCGGCGGCTCACGGGAGCAGGTCGTGGACGGCGCGGGTACGCTCGCGGTGCGGGCGTGCTACAGCATCGCGGACGCGCGTGCCGCACTGGCCACCGACCCGTTCGACGTCGCGACCGAGTGGGGGATCCGCGTCGCCGTGGTGTCCCGGCGCGACCGGCCGCGCTCCGTGGTCCTGTGCCTGTCTCACCTGGCCGTGGACGCGTGGGCGGCCAACCTCGTCGTCGACGACCTGAATTCGTTGCTGCGTGCACCCGGGCGGACCCGCGCGACAACGGCCAGGCAGCCGGTGGAGCAGGCCGAGGTGGAGGCGGCGCCGGACAGCGTCACGCGGCAGGCGGATGCGCTGGCGCACGTGCGACAGGTACTGCTGACGGCGCCGACCGAGCCGCCCGGCGCGACCCCCGACCCGGACGCGTGGCACCTGGGCGAGCTCCGCTCCGCCATCGTCGACCCGGCTGCGCGGACGGTGGCGGCACGCTGCCGCACCACGGCGGCGGTTGTGTACCTGGCGGCGGCCGCGGTGGCCCTGGGCGCCGGGCGGCACGTGCTCAAGACGATCAGTCACAACCGGCAGACACCGGCCGAGATGGCCTGCGTGGCACCGTTCGCGATGGACATGTTCGTGCCGGTCGAGGTGTCGGGTGAGACATTCGACGCGGTGGTGACGCGGACCTGGGAGGACTACCGCCGAGCGGCCCGCCACAGCCGCTACGACCCGGCGGCGGTGCGGCCGCTCGTTGCCGAGATCACCGCAGACCGCGGCACCAGGCCCGACCTTTCCGTGCTGGTCAACGACCTCCGGGCGAGCGCGCGGCCGCGATTGGCCACAGCCACGAGCCCGGTGGCGAGCACCTTCCGCTGGGGTGAGCCTTTCCGGCTGCCCGGGCTGACGCGCTACCTCGCCATCACCGACGACGCAGACGCCGTGACGCTTTCCCTGCTGGCGAACGGCGCGGCCCTGCCTCACGAGCGGCTTCCGGCATTCCTGCGCCGATTGGAAGGGCTGATCGTGGCTGCGGCGGACGGCGACACCATCGTCGGGACCAGGAGCGGGTGGTGAGCCGGGTGCCGATGACGGCGCGCACGTCGACCGTGCTCGACGGGGACTTCGCCGACTGGT from Streptomyces sp. NBC_01707 includes the following:
- a CDS encoding condensation domain-containing protein, translated to MTLLSFDGLRTARGPLTLGQRIVLESLSQRSADADYTYNIDRVVPVPPGADLDAVCDAVHALVCRHETLRTRFPGGSREQVVDGAGTLAVRACYSIADARAALATDPFDVATEWGIRVAVVSRRDRPRSVVLCLSHLAVDAWAANLVVDDLNSLLRAPGRTRATTARQPVEQAEVEAAPDSVTRQADALAHVRQVLLTAPTEPPGATPDPDAWHLGELRSAIVDPAARTVAARCRTTAAVVYLAAAAVALGAGRHVLKTISHNRQTPAEMACVAPFAMDMFVPVEVSGETFDAVVTRTWEDYRRAARHSRYDPAAVRPLVAEITADRGTRPDLSVLVNDLRASARPRLATATSPVASTFRWGEPFRLPGLTRYLAITDDADAVTLSLLANGAALPHERLPAFLRRLEGLIVAAADGDTIVGTRSGW
- a CDS encoding FUSC family protein, with protein sequence MQAPGHIRRGQPLAWLRTHDPELAATRRAARTALVMPTLFAFCSQVLHSPTMATFAAFGTFSMLLLVEFTGPMVQRLRAHLGLTMAWVVLICLSTLVADRTWLAVVTTVVVGFLVLFSGVVSSVLAEATTALLLAFVLPVATPAPLSQLPERLAGAGLAAVGAMLAISLLWPRPATDPLGPHAARVCRTAAAQLRADADRPAGEPDEAGVRRCKDTADQAVAAAADLRTAFDATPYRPTGLSTSSRALVRLVDELTWLSTIVAESSPPHSGRPTCDPEAHAVRQGAAAVLDQAADLLDVPYGAPDALRTASGDLREAMTAMERSATTRLPMNLPGSGAKWEPRAFIATLDLSFRAQELGFATIQIARNVDLAAAAERRSWPDRLLGREPGALARPLASARERAAAHLRPNSVWLHNSLRGAVGLGIAVALADLTSVQHSFWVLVGTLSVLRSNALNTGQNAVRALGGTIAGSLIGAGLLHLIGHHGTLLWLLLPLAVLIAGIAPSAISFAAGQAAFTITLVIMFNIDQNPDWHIALLRIQEIGIGCAVSVLVGLFFWPRGAAAAVNQALAEAYTDSARYLAGAVDYAVSRCNSGPAPADAPLQERRQAAASARRLDDAFRSYLAERGPKHVPLADMTALVTGVVGLRLAADAVLGLWQRGSEQRTEADRTEARLVLLDIAGRVSGWYRDLAAGLGRNTSLPDPLPRSPAAEARLVHSLRHDLRDENGPAAATAVRIIWTADHLNAARRLQPALAAAARPGSPS
- a CDS encoding NAD-dependent epimerase/dehydratase family protein — protein: MRIIGSGFLARNLAGQPGVHPGVTIYAAGPSGGDVSDADAFARDAERLYATVAECRADGGRLVYLSTSSVGLYGRPGPLLRESGPVFPCSAYGRHKLAMEAVVRASGVDHLILRLAYPVGPHQPPHQVVPALVAQVRTGRVGIRRGARRDLVDVAHVAAIVDSLLTTGAASEVVNVASGTAVPVERIVAHIADRLGLRPVSTVVDVPEEAEIGIDRLRALVPEVVGYGFGPEYYRDVLDRYLPVAEAVGR
- a CDS encoding glycosyltransferase family A protein, whose amino-acid sequence is MTVRVGVVIAAMNSVEYLDQALGSLATQTVPVDEIVVVDDSSDDNTAAHARRWTSVLPLRVIGTGRRTGIWGGRRAGIAELTTDLVMQLDADDMFAPHHVEVMCEAYTRRPGLVSPRPLTWTGRGPWQQADYPKARFPLPGDQLAQLLCTNYVLVGAMYPRKLYEEIGGYRRTRYGEDWDLWLRLVAAGAMVSKPDEATYVYRVRAASYSSLFDKDVAQTEVLTRFLSACDSPVYRRVAKLALLQRIGPAFTEGLEARPVTAAQELILAEAGLSPERVRAAHADPELGLVVRVGTGAGTDGGEHIAVLGSAPERLVLAGPVCAGGRVEADLIEDETLRRDRSSLRDILR